Within the Erigeron canadensis isolate Cc75 chromosome 6, C_canadensis_v1, whole genome shotgun sequence genome, the region TAAACCCAACCTAAAACCTAAAAGCATTCCCATCAAGTACTCTCTCTACGAGTTATTTAAGTTTGCACCACGAATCATTCACCCGCGTGTGCAAAAAGTGCTTGACTATGCACAACCAACTACTTCCCTTTTCAAATATCCAGTTGGACCCACCCTCACATGGGTTCCAACGTCTGGATTCAAGTAGGTGGTTATGATTTGGCTTGTACACATTTCAGTGTACAACCCGTTCAGAACATGTTTATTTGAGACGCTACTTCATAATTATACCTTTTCATTCACCTTTTGGGCTATCAATCACTGTTGCATGATGAACATATTAAACATGttcatcatgagggggagaagTGTGTTAAAGATTGATATTGATTGTCTTCTTGAAGGGGAGCTCAGTGCACAGTTTGTTTTTCTGTTCCGAAAAAATTTATGCGCAATTTGAGGGGGTGCTAaatgacaaatcatttttgGATTGATTGATTGTTATAGAGAAAATTGTGTGTTTGAGGAGGAGCAAAAGACAAATGATCAAAGACCGAAAAGTAAGACAAGCTCCACTCTCAAGATCAAGCTTTGCAATCCAGCTTTTCATGTAACTCCTGTCCACAGAAGTAAAATTACAATCAAAGAATAAGTGCGTATGGGAGTCGGGCTGCATCTCACAAAACGGGCTAGCAATGGGTCATTTTGTGAGAGATGTTGCACATCCCTTGGCATAGGAGATCTTGCGTCTTGAGCTTCCTTCTCATAACAGGCCAAAGCATAAACGCATGTTTGGGAATACATGAACCAAACCAAGTCATGCCAAGGGACATGAGGTTGGCGTGGTCTAAGGTCTTCCCATACATTCCCAACAGAAAATTCATGTTTCAGCTCGAATCTGTCCTTCCATAGAATGGTTTCCTTTTTATTGTCATCAATTCGAGGAACAACAGTAAGAGGACATCTAGCTGCCCAATCAGATGGTCATCACCAATTATCTTCCTAGACAATGTCAGACACTTTAGCATTCAAGTGAAACCCCGCATTATGTATCATTCTCGGTGTAAAACAGCTGATTAGGGGTCGATGGTCGCTCCATGAATCGAACCAAGCAGATGCAAGCTTAACATCACCTATGTCGAACCAAAAGAAATTCCGAATAGTTTGTCTAGTCTGAAGGAGTTTCCGCCAGCTCCATGTCATGCTACCACGACATGGAACTtcccaaaaacttttgcctttCAGCTTATACACATGATACCACTTTACCCAAAGAGATCCTTTAGGTGCAAGAATCTTCTTTATATGTGTGGAGAGAAGAGCAATATTGAAGTCGTGAAGCCTTCTAATTCCCACCCCCTCTTCCTTTGGAACACAAACTACTTCCCATGCAACCTTGGATTTTCCACGGGTCAAAGAACCTTGACACCATAAAAAACCCCGCAACATCTGCTCAATTTCAAGAATAACACGTGTAGGTAGCATAAATACAGAAGACCAATACACGTGCATAGACGATAGAACAGATATCCCAAGCTAAAAACTCCCTGTGAAGGACAGAaatttatttttccaattatCCACGCGTTTCTGAATTTTTTCAATCAATTCTTTACAATCTCTGCTAATTCGTAGATACAAGGGGAACCCCCAAGTATTTAATAGGTAAACGTCCCTCAAAAGGCAGCACATTCAAAATTGCTACCTTGACATAGTTTAAAACATTGCAGAAAAAAACAGTGCTTTTAGGAAGACTTGGGGCAAGACCAGAAACGTTTTTAAACTCGTCAAGAGCCTCTTTCACTAGCTGAGCTGACTGAACATTAGCATGCATTAAAATGAAGAGATCATCGGcaaaacataaattaataatatccAATTTCGAGCATTTTTTATGATACTCAATACTATCAGCTTCTTTTACTCTTCTCTTTAAAATCAAGGTCAAGATTTCCATAACAAGTGTAAAGAGATAGGGAGACAAGGGGTCACCTTGTCTAGATAATTAAAGTTTGGTGACATAAGTATTTCTGTTTGTTGCAGGCTTGGGAAGCTGCATCAAAAGCAGTTAAGGACGAGGAGGCACTCAAGCAGAAACTATGCGAAGATTTGAATAATTTGGTACGTCACTTAATGTTTCTCTCAAGTTCAATTCTTCCTGTATTCTCACTTGAATTTTATAGGTCCAAGAGAGCAGTACCTCTCAGTTTGCTAGATTAGAGGAACTAAAAAGGCGACTAGAGGCTTTGAATCCAAGAAGATCATCTGCATTTACAGCAACTGTAAGTCTTGTTTCcttctctttctttcttggAGGGAATAATTTTGAGGTGGTTGGTCTGTTTACAAGAATAATAAAGGAGTACTTGTACATATGCATACTCAACGAAAAAGAGATTATACACTCTTGAAAGCATAATAATGTCATGGTTTTTGCAGGCTGAGAGTCCACTGCTACCGGCATCGACCACCACAATTCCTGATGTATCAGTTTCTAATACTGTGGAACCACCTAATGAACCATCTAAGAGTGTTCCGAATCAGAGTGGTGTGGACAATCATAATAATCAGAAGACAACTGGACATGTAGATGGAAgcggaaaaaagaaaaatgcaaCACAAGGAAGAGGTAGAGGAATCGGAGCAGTACCCAAGAGTAGAGGATCTAGTTGGACTGGTGCTGGGTTTGACTAAGATGGATACCCTTCCATTAAATTTCCCAGAATACAATTTCACAGATTACTTATGTTTCTTCCAGGTATATAGCTTAGTTCATCTCTCTTTCAGTAATTTGTCATCCAAGGTGTTGTATGTTCCAACAATCCATGAAGTTGTCATGCATAAATAGGGATGCGAGTTAGATACATTTTTTTGAGATATTGTTTCACTTAGATTAGTAAAAGAACATTACCGCTTTCATTAGGTAAAAGATAGGATTATTCGAGGTCTCATATTTATCAAATGTCATTATTTCATATACCATATGGGCTACTCGCGAATGTATTTTGTGTTGAAATTGCCGGAAATTTACATAATGCCTCATTCCCCCCTCACATTTCACGTCCTAGAATGAATTTCATATAAGTTGCAAAATGTGAAGAGTAGAGGATCTAGTTGGACCGGTACTGGGTTTGACCAAGATGGTTGACCCTGTCACATAACTTCTCAACTTCATGCAGTTATGCCAGGTATATAGATTCTAGATTTGTAACAGGTCATAACTGGTTTCacaaaataaagaagaaaaagaaaagagatagTAGCATTGAAAATACTTTATTAATAAATGCCATTCTACCATTTATCATTATGAACTACTCCTGAGTCTATCCTGAACTTCCTATGGTCTATTGGTGGCAAATTGGGCTGGGTTTGGCTGGATGGTCCCTCAGTGGGGGTTCTGTTTTCTGATTATAATAAAtgcataatatattttttccCTTTTAATCTTTAATAGAACAATTTAGGAGTTTATATACACCTAATTATGTCACTGTTTGATGCATTTTCCCTTTcgttaagttttatataacttaatttcTGTTAATCTCTTATTCTCTTGGCGTTTAAAGCCCAAGTCAACCTGTTTTCACGTGAGTGAATTGAAATTGACATCGTTAGCATTTGATATAGATAGATGATCTTCAATGCAGAGAGTTTGTTTTACAGCACATAAAGTAGCAACCAATGTTGGGGACTTGTCACGTTCTTCTCTTTGACTTGCACTCTATcgcaaaattgaaaaaaaacacAGTTTAGTAACGTGGTTCTGAAGCTTATTTTGtcttatacacaaatatattcTCTTTAGTATAATAGAAGAAAGGAAATAATTTGCTTCCATAAACTTTTATCCTAGGGGTAAATCTTATCTTGTAGTTAACAGGTTTTACCTGGTCTCGTTGTTTTACACATGTTATTTCACTTCTTGTGTATTCCCATCTACACATTATCTGATTAGCTCTTTCATACAATGTTGTCacatatatttttagaaaagcCAAGTAAATTGTACTGCTATCTTGTCACTGTGTCTGTGTGGACTAGATTCTTTTCCTGCAATTGCAAAAACCATTGGTACTGTAGCACCCTTTAGACCACAAGATTGACATGTCAGtttcttcattttttaaaagttaatgcTTTCACCAAAAACCATTTTTCATCCTTTCATTACACAATAATCTTTTCAGTTTCATTTACTCCTCAACATTCATCATCTGAAACCACCTTATGTCATTCGTAATAAATCTACCAATTAGTCTACCATCTGTGATGTATCAGATTCTGAAGGATATAGCTAACACTAGTAAATGCAGATATAAATACACATAGGCATATATCAGTTTGTATCAAAAATAGTGTTATGAACTTTTGAATAATTTGTGAATCTGAAACATGACATTTATGTGGGGATAGTACTCAACAGTTTTTATTGTGTGTACTAAAGAGGAATAGTGTTTTAGCAGTCTGCTTGTAGCTCACGGTAAATGCATGACTATCGACTTACAAGACCTctcatgtatttttaattttatgatttaaccATGGCAGCAATTGGTACATGGGACATTGGCATACATTTAGTACCTTATTACTGTTTCTTCAGTTTTTTGGAATTAATTGGCATTAATGTTGTGTTGGTCGAGAAGAAGATTGATGTTACGCCattgaaataaatatattcaaAGATTAGGTTGAAATTTTGTCGAGAAATGTTTCATTTGCAAAGAaattacaaacttacaaaatgatATGGTGAAGAGATGCATCATCCACGTTCATTTCTTCGGCTCGTTTATCATTTTGGAAGTGTCGCGTGATTTTGTAATACTTAACTATCAGTTTTATATGTTAGTAACATCAACACTTTTCTAAACTTGGGAAATGTGAGAAGATTAGAAAACTATTAACCACATGTGGGAATACTAATTTATATATGGTAAATGGTAGTTTAAGATTACCATAAGGACTCGTATCATTATGTTTGTGAAATTGTGGGTGCCATGATAAGCTGGATGGGATTGGCCTGCTGGTCCATGGAGTGGGGCTAATTATAAGATTAATGCCGGTTCAGCTGGTGGGGAGAATTAAACTGGTAGT harbors:
- the LOC122603810 gene encoding uncharacterized protein LOC122603810, whose amino-acid sequence is MAIDPSLVTEMGADGLVRESPIIAHTERMIEQEQDQLRKYIEENYSKIRDVERELSSLNMEMKLTAGPKKAALEHMRKKIELSTERIRLAKLKEEEAKKAWEAASKAVKDEEALKQKLCEDLNNLVQESSTSQFARLEELKRRLEALNPRRSSAFTATAESPLLPASTTTIPDVSVSNTVEPPNEPSKSVPNQSGVDNHNNQKTTGHVDGSGKKKNATQGRGRGIGAVPKSRGSSWTGAGFD